The Candidatus Krumholzibacteriia bacterium genome contains a region encoding:
- a CDS encoding thioredoxin domain-containing protein encodes MERPTNRLLQATSPYLLQHAYDPVDWYPWSEAALARSRQEDKPIFLSVGYSSCHWCHVMEHESFADTETATLMNALFINIKVDREERPDIDDIYMQAVQLFTGGHGGWPMSVFLTPQLEPFFAGTYFPPGPRHGMPGFKTVLQLVADAYKERRGDVARTAQQVVSALQASRPPAEAETPDGDILRGAFAILERLYDPAHGGFGGAPKFPHSMDVSFLLRYGRRSGDSNATSMALETLRRMAAGGIHDQLGGGFHRYATDARWLVPHFEKMLYDNALLARAYLEAFQVSGEPFFRDVCTRILDWVSREMTGPDGGFYSALDADSEGAEGKYYVWTPAEIEAACGPETARVLCTYFGVSGSGNFEAHTNILWVPRAASFVAAELGITEAALENVVEAGRRELLAARARRVRPGLDDKVVAAWNGLMIRAYAQAHAVLRLPEYRARAEAAAELILRHGPQGPFRTLRQGRTSGPGFLDDWACMIAAFLDLYEASFAPRWLELAQEWSARLDAEFDDGAGGWRYTGSQHEKLPAAARNSLDTSTPSGGSVHTGNLLRLGLLTGEERWRERAERNLRAQGMELRQASTAMGEMLCALDLYLGPACEVAVAGRGDEAAALVRAVFAPYIPNKVVAGWPDAGSAPELALLQGRSLVGDKPAVYVCREHVCLAPVTRADQVRQALEKAVLSPARESA; translated from the coding sequence ATGGAACGGCCTACGAACCGGCTCCTTCAGGCCACGAGTCCCTACCTCTTGCAGCATGCCTACGACCCGGTGGACTGGTATCCCTGGTCGGAAGCCGCCCTGGCGCGGTCACGCCAGGAGGACAAGCCCATCTTCCTCAGCGTGGGCTACTCGTCCTGTCATTGGTGTCACGTGATGGAGCACGAGTCGTTCGCCGATACGGAGACGGCGACACTCATGAACGCGCTCTTCATCAACATCAAGGTGGACCGGGAGGAGCGCCCCGACATCGACGACATCTACATGCAGGCGGTGCAACTCTTCACCGGCGGGCACGGCGGCTGGCCCATGAGCGTGTTCTTGACCCCCCAACTCGAGCCGTTCTTCGCCGGCACCTACTTCCCTCCCGGACCGCGGCATGGCATGCCGGGCTTCAAGACCGTGCTACAGCTGGTGGCCGACGCCTACAAGGAGCGGCGCGGCGATGTGGCACGCACGGCGCAGCAGGTGGTGTCGGCGCTGCAAGCGTCCCGCCCGCCGGCAGAGGCGGAGACCCCGGATGGCGACATCCTCCGCGGCGCTTTCGCCATTCTGGAACGGCTCTACGATCCGGCGCATGGCGGCTTCGGCGGCGCGCCGAAGTTCCCGCACAGCATGGATGTGTCCTTCCTGCTCCGTTACGGCAGGCGGAGCGGCGACTCGAACGCCACCTCCATGGCCTTGGAGACGCTGCGCCGCATGGCGGCCGGCGGCATCCACGACCAGCTCGGGGGCGGTTTCCATCGCTACGCCACCGACGCGCGCTGGCTCGTGCCGCACTTCGAGAAGATGCTCTACGACAACGCCCTGCTCGCACGGGCCTACTTGGAAGCGTTCCAGGTGAGCGGCGAGCCGTTCTTCCGCGACGTCTGCACCCGCATCCTCGACTGGGTGAGCCGTGAAATGACCGGCCCCGACGGCGGCTTCTACAGCGCCCTGGACGCCGACAGCGAAGGCGCCGAAGGCAAGTATTACGTCTGGACCCCAGCGGAAATCGAGGCGGCCTGCGGCCCCGAGACCGCGCGGGTGCTCTGCACTTACTTCGGCGTCTCGGGGTCGGGAAACTTCGAGGCGCACACCAACATCCTATGGGTGCCGCGGGCTGCCTCTTTCGTCGCCGCCGAGCTCGGGATCACGGAGGCAGCGCTGGAGAATGTCGTCGAGGCCGGCCGGCGCGAGCTCTTGGCGGCCCGCGCGCGCCGCGTCCGACCGGGACTGGACGACAAGGTCGTCGCCGCTTGGAACGGCCTCATGATCCGCGCCTACGCCCAGGCGCATGCCGTGTTGCGGCTGCCGGAGTATCGGGCCCGCGCCGAAGCCGCCGCCGAGCTGATTCTGCGCCACGGCCCGCAAGGCCCCTTTCGCACCCTGCGGCAGGGCCGCACCTCCGGCCCCGGTTTCCTCGACGACTGGGCGTGCATGATCGCTGCTTTCCTCGATCTTTACGAAGCGAGCTTCGCACCGCGCTGGCTCGAACTGGCGCAGGAATGGAGCGCGCGCCTGGACGCCGAGTTCGATGATGGTGCCGGAGGCTGGCGTTACACCGGGAGCCAGCACGAGAAGCTGCCGGCGGCAGCGCGCAATTCCCTGGACACCTCGACACCTTCCGGCGGCTCGGTGCACACCGGGAACCTGCTCCGACTCGGCCTGCTGACCGGCGAGGAGCGCTGGCGGGAAAGGGCGGAGCGCAACCTGCGCGCTCAAGGCATGGAGCTGCGGCAAGCCAGCACCGCCATGGGGGAAATGCTCTGCGCCCTCGATCTGTACCTGGGGCCTGCGTGCGAGGTCGCCGTGGCCGGCCGAGGCGACGAGGCCGCCGCCTTGGTGCGCGCCGTCTTCGCCCCCTACATTCCGAACAAGGTCGTGGCGGGGTGGCCGGACGCAGGCTCCGCCCCTGAGCTCGCGCTCCTCCAGGGCCGCAGCCTCGTGGGCGACAAGCCCGCCGTCTACGTCTGCCGCGAGCATGTCTGTCTGGCCCCGGTCACCCGCGCGGACCAGGTACGGCAGGCCTTGGAAAAGGCGGTCTTGAGCCCAGCGCGGGAGTCGGCATAG
- a CDS encoding alpha/beta hydrolase-fold protein yields MELKVIVHEWRTAGVRRRVFVLLPPDYTESGTRRYPVLYALDGQDLFDAALAAGKEEWTLDEILARQPEGLQEMLVVAVETTGDVHELSPPGAEAQAHGDSLLDFLVDTVRPFVESTYPVRTGRGNATLLGLGRSALFATWAAWVRADLFGGAIALDCPDLDATSVAWTAAPPRGGRPWFWYEQRATEKARPSSTDVIAALSRQAEVQVVVAGTQSNRTLRLLTALRAWSQH; encoded by the coding sequence GTGGAACTCAAGGTGATCGTGCACGAGTGGCGGACCGCAGGAGTGCGCCGCCGCGTTTTCGTTCTCTTGCCGCCGGACTACACCGAGAGCGGCACGCGGCGCTACCCGGTGCTCTACGCTCTCGACGGACAAGATCTCTTCGACGCCGCCCTCGCCGCGGGGAAGGAAGAGTGGACGCTGGACGAGATCCTCGCTCGCCAGCCCGAAGGCCTGCAGGAAATGCTCGTCGTCGCCGTCGAGACGACCGGCGATGTCCACGAGCTCTCACCGCCGGGGGCGGAGGCCCAGGCCCACGGCGATTCCCTTCTCGACTTCCTGGTGGACACGGTGCGGCCTTTTGTCGAGAGCACCTATCCCGTGCGCACCGGGCGCGGCAACGCCACGCTCCTCGGCTTGGGGCGGAGCGCCCTCTTCGCCACCTGGGCGGCGTGGGTGCGCGCCGATCTCTTCGGGGGGGCCATCGCGCTCGACTGTCCGGACCTGGACGCGACCTCGGTGGCTTGGACCGCGGCGCCGCCCCGCGGCGGACGACCCTGGTTTTGGTACGAGCAGCGCGCCACGGAGAAGGCGCGTCCGAGCAGCACCGATGTGATCGCGGCGCTGTCGCGGCAGGCGGAGGTCCAGGTGGTGGTCGCTGGAACGCAGAGCAACCGCACCTTGCGACTGCTGACCGCGCTCCGCGCCTGGTCGCAGCACTGA
- a CDS encoding uracil-DNA glycosylase, with protein MQADLFDQDLNAILAASTYDDFAARLRAYDCRRCTLCKSRTRIVVDRGNPSARMLIISERPGDNEDREGRAFVGRSGELLDKILVSIGIDPDRDTLITNVVKCKPEIDRAPTSDEATACLPFLERQIALVRPRVVLLLGQVALKWMDPSRREFTMEEEAGRFFELPRYPGVQFMVLYHPAFLLRDPSKKRPTWEHVLRLKTYLEDHAQI; from the coding sequence GTGCAGGCCGATCTCTTCGATCAGGACTTGAACGCGATTCTCGCCGCCAGCACCTACGACGATTTCGCCGCCCGACTCCGGGCCTACGACTGCAGACGCTGTACGCTTTGCAAGAGTCGCACCCGCATCGTCGTCGACCGGGGCAACCCCAGCGCCCGGATGCTCATCATCAGCGAGCGCCCTGGTGACAACGAGGATCGCGAGGGTCGCGCCTTCGTCGGCCGTTCCGGCGAACTCCTCGACAAGATCCTCGTTTCCATCGGCATCGACCCGGACCGCGATACGCTCATCACCAACGTGGTGAAGTGCAAGCCCGAGATCGATCGGGCCCCGACGAGCGACGAGGCCACCGCTTGCCTGCCCTTCCTGGAGCGGCAGATCGCCTTGGTCCGCCCGCGCGTCGTGCTCCTCCTCGGGCAAGTGGCCCTCAAGTGGATGGATCCTTCGCGCCGGGAGTTCACGATGGAGGAGGAAGCGGGACGTTTCTTCGAGCTGCCCCGCTACCCGGGAGTGCAGTTCATGGTGCTCTACCATCCGGCTTTCCTGCTGCGCGATCCCAGCAAGAAGCGCCCTACCTGGGAGCACGTGCTGCGCTTGAAAACGTATCTCGAGGACCACGCCCAGATCTGA
- a CDS encoding OmpA family protein, translating into MCEARESGDARRRQRQRAAGAVVCLLAWTLLAALRPAAADQASLRRSLQTLEAEDAAVLAPATHEKAKQAVVAAESQKSTASLETAEKRLGELEEAMQRARNLWPKPLERRQQAKEARADSVAPTSWQTAENVLMAAARKLEAGRRDAAERQATSLLGLYDQTYREAMSVGLVGRTRQLLVAAEKGKAGEYAPRSYVRALDAVERTEKQIAAGEIGEATRAEADLARREAEHATWLLETIRESCEGDNRARMEALVLDWETQAQRDLEPFGLQGDFSRGLGPVLQQLQVEGDRVVRERNRLRIDLARRTDQADSLQRVITELKDHVRDFEGMVAELKPYREEANTVTAVRDMFTQSEGKVLVDDRDVVLRLHGLGFPSGSAKLPAESEPLLQKIVEAVRAFPGARLVVEGHTDGKGNADKNQRLSTERANAVRDWLLQHAAVTESRVTAVGRGSTQPVASNDSEDGRALNRRIDVIIARTH; encoded by the coding sequence GTGTGCGAAGCGAGAGAGAGTGGTGACGCGCGGCGGCGGCAACGGCAGCGTGCTGCAGGCGCGGTGGTGTGCCTCCTGGCCTGGACCCTTCTCGCCGCGCTCCGTCCGGCGGCGGCGGATCAGGCGTCCTTGCGGCGGAGCCTGCAAACACTGGAAGCAGAGGATGCAGCCGTGCTCGCCCCGGCCACGCACGAGAAGGCGAAGCAGGCGGTGGTGGCGGCCGAGAGCCAGAAGAGCACGGCCAGCCTCGAAACGGCGGAGAAGCGGCTCGGCGAGCTGGAAGAGGCCATGCAGCGCGCCCGCAACCTGTGGCCGAAACCGCTGGAACGGCGGCAACAGGCCAAGGAGGCCCGGGCCGATTCGGTCGCACCCACCTCGTGGCAAACCGCCGAGAACGTCCTCATGGCGGCAGCGCGCAAGCTCGAAGCCGGACGGCGGGACGCCGCGGAAAGGCAAGCGACCTCGCTCCTCGGGCTCTACGATCAGACGTACAGGGAAGCCATGAGCGTGGGATTGGTCGGGCGGACACGTCAGCTCCTCGTCGCCGCCGAGAAGGGCAAGGCGGGGGAATATGCGCCGCGCAGCTACGTGCGGGCCCTGGATGCGGTGGAGCGCACGGAAAAGCAGATCGCTGCGGGCGAGATCGGTGAGGCCACACGAGCCGAGGCCGACCTGGCCCGTCGCGAGGCCGAGCACGCCACCTGGCTCCTGGAGACGATTCGAGAGAGCTGCGAGGGTGACAACCGCGCCCGGATGGAGGCACTCGTCCTCGACTGGGAGACACAGGCGCAGCGCGATCTGGAACCCTTCGGCTTGCAGGGCGATTTCAGCCGCGGCCTGGGGCCGGTGCTGCAGCAGCTGCAGGTGGAGGGCGACCGCGTGGTGCGGGAGCGCAACCGCTTGCGCATCGATCTGGCCCGCCGCACCGATCAGGCCGATTCGCTCCAGCGAGTGATCACCGAGCTCAAGGACCACGTCCGCGACTTCGAGGGCATGGTGGCGGAGCTCAAGCCGTACCGCGAGGAGGCGAACACGGTCACCGCCGTCCGCGACATGTTCACCCAGTCCGAGGGCAAGGTGCTGGTGGATGATCGCGACGTCGTCTTGCGACTCCACGGCTTGGGTTTCCCGAGCGGCAGCGCCAAGCTTCCCGCCGAGAGCGAGCCGCTCCTACAGAAGATCGTCGAAGCCGTGCGCGCCTTCCCCGGAGCGCGGCTCGTCGTCGAGGGCCACACCGACGGGAAGGGCAACGCCGACAAGAATCAGCGCCTGTCCACGGAGCGCGCCAACGCCGTGCGGGACTGGCTGCTGCAACATGCCGCGGTGACGGAGAGTCGCGTCACCGCGGTGGGGCGCGGCTCGACTCAGCCGGTGGCTTCCAACGACAGCGAGGACGGACGGGCGCTCAACCGCCGCATCGACGTGATCATCGCGCGCACGCACTGA
- a CDS encoding PspC domain-containing protein, whose amino-acid sequence MARKFYRIESEKKIAGVCVGLAEYLNIDVTLVRVLFVLFGLGGGTAVILYLILWVVSPSRPDADSARANG is encoded by the coding sequence ATGGCGCGGAAGTTCTATCGCATCGAGAGCGAGAAGAAGATCGCGGGCGTCTGCGTGGGTCTGGCCGAATACCTCAACATCGATGTCACCCTCGTGCGCGTCCTCTTCGTGCTTTTCGGCCTGGGCGGTGGCACCGCGGTGATCCTCTATCTGATCCTCTGGGTGGTGTCGCCATCGCGGCCCGATGCCGACTCGGCTCGTGCCAATGGTTGA
- a CDS encoding NRDE family protein: MCVLIVGVRWLEDLPLVVAASRDEAYARPATTPAAAVLEGMRVLRPRDEQAGGTWIGTNAAGLVVVITNRRDGDFDPRRRSRGLLCSEVLAQPDGAAAARRLEQGLERELYNSFNLLIADPSAVRLATWNGDLQTVSLGAGAHVLSNEHVLGELVLSELQSLPVAHGPDVRELLLGLLASHVPRDARGFRICKHGGTHGTVSASLIYRRRDGSTLMEHAPGPACTTPFALHVLR; encoded by the coding sequence GTGTGCGTGCTGATCGTGGGTGTGCGCTGGCTTGAGGATCTGCCCTTGGTGGTGGCGGCGAGCCGTGACGAGGCCTACGCCCGTCCGGCTACGACGCCGGCCGCCGCCGTCCTCGAGGGCATGCGCGTCCTGCGACCGCGTGACGAGCAGGCCGGGGGCACGTGGATCGGCACCAACGCCGCCGGCCTCGTGGTGGTGATCACCAACCGGCGGGATGGCGATTTCGACCCCCGGCGGCGGTCGCGGGGTTTGCTCTGCAGCGAGGTGCTGGCGCAGCCCGACGGCGCTGCTGCCGCCCGCCGCCTGGAGCAGGGGCTGGAGCGCGAGCTCTACAACAGCTTCAACCTCTTGATCGCCGATCCGAGCGCGGTGCGCCTCGCGACCTGGAACGGCGACCTGCAAACAGTGTCCTTGGGCGCGGGAGCGCATGTGCTTTCGAATGAGCACGTCCTCGGCGAACTCGTCCTCTCCGAGCTCCAGTCTCTCCCGGTGGCTCACGGTCCGGACGTGCGCGAGCTGCTGCTCGGCCTCCTGGCCAGCCACGTGCCCCGGGATGCGCGGGGCTTTCGTATCTGCAAGCATGGCGGCACCCACGGCACGGTGTCGGCGAGCCTCATCTACCGCCGACGCGACGGGAGCACCCTCATGGAGCACGCCCCGGGCCCGGCGTGCACGACCCCGTTCGCGCTCCACGTCCTGCGCTGA
- a CDS encoding outer membrane beta-barrel protein, whose product MVLEHRRTRTSLYGSQRESYLALKGGGLRVGEDSATDGLFLGFEVGGSLQNVFEIGFSADYYYRSTDNVLVLSQANFENLPLQVVESDHTSAHLLPLGVTLRLRLPVSETVSPFVSTTLSYEMLFLENVGGGGTGDPLLDALAEDETFTGFGWQAAAGLGIRLAPAVGLFGEAGYHWGSPSQGFLIQGVPVDLKVDMDGAFVRGGLRFDI is encoded by the coding sequence GTGGTCCTGGAGCATCGCCGTACTCGCACCAGCCTCTACGGTTCCCAACGGGAATCGTATCTGGCGCTGAAAGGAGGCGGCCTGCGCGTCGGCGAGGACAGCGCCACCGATGGCCTCTTCCTGGGATTCGAAGTGGGCGGATCGTTGCAGAACGTGTTCGAGATCGGCTTCAGCGCCGACTACTACTACCGCAGCACCGACAATGTGCTGGTTCTCTCCCAAGCGAATTTCGAGAACCTGCCGCTGCAGGTGGTGGAATCGGATCACACCTCGGCGCACCTCCTGCCGCTGGGCGTGACCTTGCGGCTGCGGCTGCCGGTCAGCGAGACGGTCTCGCCCTTCGTATCCACCACGCTCTCCTACGAGATGCTGTTCCTGGAGAACGTGGGCGGCGGCGGCACCGGCGATCCCCTGCTCGACGCGCTGGCCGAGGACGAGACCTTCACCGGTTTCGGTTGGCAAGCGGCGGCGGGTCTCGGCATCCGGCTGGCGCCGGCAGTGGGTCTGTTCGGAGAAGCGGGATACCATTGGGGATCGCCTTCGCAGGGCTTCCTCATCCAAGGGGTTCCCGTGGACCTGAAGGTGGACATGGACGGCGCCTTCGTGCGCGGCGGTCTGCGTTTCGACATCTGA
- a CDS encoding 4-hydroxy-3-methylbut-2-enyl diphosphate reductase, with translation MRATAMRPRGFCAGVDRAIEIVDLALDLFPPPLYVRKEIVHNRAVVEGFRTRGVIFVDSLDEVPEGRVVIFSAHGVSPSVREDAQRRRLRVIDATCPLVTKVHLEVRRFVKQGYEIFLIGHAGHDEVLGTTGEAPERIHLVGSVEEAQRLQLPRHDKLVYLTQTTLSVDETRDIVAALQARFPRLTGPPKDDICYATQNRQEAVKALVGDGAQVVLVLGSESSSNSKRLCEVAEENGARAYLVDGVADIDPSWLAGVEHVGVTAGASAPEHLVQEVLAWLAAQGAQIEERELIREDVQFGLPPELAASRRGNARATGAGTTRAR, from the coding sequence GTGCGAGCCACTGCCATGCGTCCCCGCGGCTTCTGTGCCGGCGTGGATCGAGCCATCGAGATCGTGGATCTGGCGCTGGATCTCTTTCCGCCTCCGCTCTATGTTCGCAAGGAGATCGTCCACAACCGCGCCGTCGTCGAAGGGTTCCGCACCCGTGGGGTCATCTTCGTCGATTCCCTCGACGAGGTCCCTGAAGGGCGCGTGGTCATCTTCAGCGCCCATGGTGTCTCACCCAGCGTGCGCGAGGATGCCCAGCGCCGGCGGCTACGTGTCATCGATGCCACCTGCCCCTTGGTGACGAAGGTGCATCTCGAGGTGCGCCGGTTCGTCAAACAAGGCTACGAGATCTTTCTCATCGGCCATGCGGGTCACGACGAGGTCCTGGGCACAACCGGAGAGGCGCCGGAGCGCATTCATTTGGTGGGCAGCGTCGAGGAGGCCCAGCGTCTGCAGCTGCCGCGCCATGACAAGCTCGTCTATCTCACGCAGACGACGCTCAGCGTCGATGAGACCCGCGACATCGTCGCCGCCCTACAAGCGCGTTTCCCTCGGCTCACCGGCCCCCCGAAGGACGACATCTGCTATGCCACCCAGAATCGCCAGGAAGCGGTGAAAGCCCTCGTGGGCGACGGGGCCCAAGTGGTCCTCGTGCTCGGTTCGGAATCGAGTTCGAATTCCAAGCGCTTGTGCGAGGTGGCCGAAGAAAACGGGGCGCGCGCTTACCTCGTCGATGGAGTGGCCGACATCGACCCCTCCTGGCTCGCGGGAGTCGAGCACGTCGGCGTCACTGCCGGTGCATCGGCGCCCGAGCACCTGGTGCAAGAGGTGCTTGCCTGGCTGGCGGCGCAGGGGGCACAGATCGAGGAGCGCGAGCTCATTCGCGAAGACGTCCAGTTCGGCCTGCCACCGGAGCTCGCCGCCAGCCGCCGTGGCAACGCCCGTGCCACGGGTGCAGGGACCACACGGGCCCGTTGA